Within the Arthrobacter sp. V1I7 genome, the region CTGACCTTTTCCAGGGCGTGCTCGGCTTCTTCCCGCGTCTTGTAGGGGCCGATCAGCTGGCTCCAGTCGGACAGGGCGTCCTCTTCAACCTCGTGCGTGTTGACGTTGTACCAGTACTCGGGCATCGCTGCTCCTCTTGTTCCGCCGTACTTTCCGGAGTTGTTTTCCGGCGTTGTTTTCCGCAGTTGTTTTCCGGCCGTGTTTAACGGCCGGAGGCCGCTCCTTATATGATCAATCTATGCCTTCACTTGCCTCGACTGCACCCATCGGCACCCTGGTCCCGGGAACAGTCAGCCCACAGCTTTCCGTACCGGCGTCCATCCCCCGGCCCGAATACGTGGGAAAGCCGGCACCGGCCAAGTTCACCGGGTCAGAGGTCAAGACGGCGGAGACCATCGAGAAGATCCGGATCGCGTCACGGATCGCGGCCCAGGCGATCGTGGAGGTCGGAAAGCACATCCAGCCCGGTGTCAGCACGGACCAGCTGGACCGGGTGGGCCACGAGTTCCTGCTGGACCACAAGGCCTACCCGTCCACGCTCGGCTACCGCGGCTTCCCCAAATCGCTGTGCTCCTCGCTGAATGAGGTGATCTGCCACGGCATCCCGGACAGCACCGTCGTCCAGGACGGCGACATCCTCAACATTGACATCACCGCCTTCATCGGCGGCGTGCACGGCGACACCAACTACACCTTCCTGGCCGGCAACGTCGACGAGGAATCCCGTCTGCTCGTCGAGCGCACCCAGGAATCGCTGAACCGCGCCATCCGTGCGGTGGCGCCCGGCCGCGAAATCAACGTGATCGGCCGGACCATCGAGTCCTACGCCCGGCGCTTCGGCTACGGAGTGGTCCGCGACTTCACCGGGCACGGCGTCGGCGAGGCCTTCCACACGGGCCTGATCATTCCGCACTACGACGCCGCCCCCGCCTACAACACCGTGATGGAGGCAGGTATGGTCTTTACGATTGAACCCATGCTCACCCTCGGCACCGTCGACTGGGATATGTGGGCCGACGATTGGACGGTGGTGACCCGGGACCGCATGCGCACCGCCCAGTTCGAACACACGCTGCTGGTGACCGAGTCCGGCGCCGAGGTCCTCACCCTCCCCTGAGCCCTTCCCCCTGAGTCCTGCCCCATCCCAGCGGACCCCGGTCTTCCGCCGGCCCTGGGCCGCACCTTTCCTAGCCCGCCCCCTGCCACGAACGGAATCACATTGCCCAAGAAGGACGAGAAGTCGAAGAAGAACTCCCTGCTGATCGGCATTGACATCGGCGGCACCGGGATCAAGGGCGGGATCGTCGATCTGAAGAAGGGCAAGCTGGTGGGCGACCGGCTCCGCGTGCCCACCCCGCAGCCATCCACTCCTGAAGCTGTTGCCGAAGTCGTGGCGCAGGTCGTCACCGAGCTGTCCAAGCGTTCCGACGCCCCGGACGCGGACGCCCCGGTCGGCGTGACCTTCCCGGGCATCATCCAGCACGGTGTCGTCCACTCGACGGCGAACGTTGACCACGCCTGGCTGGGCCTCGACATCGATGCCCTGCTCACGGCCCGGCTGGGCCGCCCCGTCCAGGTCATCAACGACGCCGACGCGGCCGGCCTGGCCGAGGCGCGCTACGGCGCCGGCGAAGGCGTGGCAGGCACCGTGCTGGTCATCACCCTCGGCACCGGGATCGGTTCGGCCTTCATCTTCGACGGCAAGCTCGTTCCCAACGCCGAGCTGGGCCACCTGGAAATTGACGGATTCGACGCCGAGAGCAAAGCCTCGGCCGTGGCCCGTGAGCGTGACGGACTGAGCTGGGAAGAGTACGCCGTGCTGCTGCAGCGGTACTTCTCCCATGTCGAGTTCCTCTTCTCCCCCGAACTGTTCATCGTCGGCGGCGGCATCTCCAAGCGCGCGG harbors:
- a CDS encoding SPOR domain-containing protein; the encoded protein is MPEYWYNVNTHEVEEDALSDWSQLIGPYKTREEAEHALEKVRARNEAWEKDDDD
- the map gene encoding type I methionyl aminopeptidase, with the protein product MPSLASTAPIGTLVPGTVSPQLSVPASIPRPEYVGKPAPAKFTGSEVKTAETIEKIRIASRIAAQAIVEVGKHIQPGVSTDQLDRVGHEFLLDHKAYPSTLGYRGFPKSLCSSLNEVICHGIPDSTVVQDGDILNIDITAFIGGVHGDTNYTFLAGNVDEESRLLVERTQESLNRAIRAVAPGREINVIGRTIESYARRFGYGVVRDFTGHGVGEAFHTGLIIPHYDAAPAYNTVMEAGMVFTIEPMLTLGTVDWDMWADDWTVVTRDRMRTAQFEHTLLVTESGAEVLTLP
- the ppgK gene encoding polyphosphate--glucose phosphotransferase, whose protein sequence is MPKKDEKSKKNSLLIGIDIGGTGIKGGIVDLKKGKLVGDRLRVPTPQPSTPEAVAEVVAQVVTELSKRSDAPDADAPVGVTFPGIIQHGVVHSTANVDHAWLGLDIDALLTARLGRPVQVINDADAAGLAEARYGAGEGVAGTVLVITLGTGIGSAFIFDGKLVPNAELGHLEIDGFDAESKASAVARERDGLSWEEYAVLLQRYFSHVEFLFSPELFIVGGGISKRADEYLPRMKLRTPIVPAELKNDAGIVGAAIEVALTHKLAK